Proteins encoded in a region of the Gulosibacter sediminis genome:
- a CDS encoding NUDIX hydrolase has translation MTTALRDDTVYASGAILWRMDGEKPRVLVIHRDRHGDYSFPKGKVDPGETLPETAVREIREETGFRVTLDAPLGSIEYTLPSGRPKEVHYWAAEVSAEEFARNQFVPNDEVDKLEWMGLKKAGKHLTYARDKELLEVLRERIEAGTARTFAVIALRHAQAVPPLSWPGNDESRPLTARGQEQAEQVAGILEAYGPKRIVSSSAVRCLTTVSPVAGSLGLVLSSERAISQSAGPGDGDVDEVVLSALAEPSTVVICSHSPVMPDIVRSVARACGNEPAPLSRYAMLSTAEFTLLHVPAEGTERGLVAVETQGPRI, from the coding sequence ATGACCACCGCACTTCGTGACGACACCGTCTATGCCTCCGGCGCCATTCTTTGGCGCATGGATGGTGAGAAGCCGCGGGTGCTCGTGATTCACCGCGATCGCCACGGCGACTACTCGTTCCCCAAGGGCAAGGTCGACCCGGGCGAAACGCTGCCCGAGACGGCGGTGCGTGAGATCCGCGAAGAGACCGGCTTTCGGGTGACGCTGGATGCGCCCCTCGGCTCGATCGAGTACACCCTGCCGAGTGGCCGGCCGAAGGAAGTCCACTACTGGGCCGCCGAGGTCTCGGCCGAGGAGTTCGCACGCAATCAGTTCGTGCCGAATGACGAGGTCGACAAGCTCGAGTGGATGGGCCTGAAGAAGGCCGGCAAGCACCTCACCTACGCGCGTGACAAAGAGCTGCTCGAGGTGCTGCGCGAACGCATCGAGGCGGGCACCGCACGCACCTTCGCGGTGATCGCGCTGCGGCACGCGCAGGCCGTGCCGCCGCTGTCGTGGCCCGGCAACGATGAGTCGCGGCCGCTCACCGCGCGCGGCCAGGAGCAGGCGGAGCAGGTCGCGGGCATCCTCGAGGCCTACGGGCCGAAGCGCATCGTGTCGTCCTCGGCAGTGCGCTGCCTCACGACCGTGAGCCCGGTCGCGGGTTCGCTCGGCCTCGTGCTGTCAAGCGAGCGGGCGATCTCGCAGTCGGCAGGCCCCGGCGATGGCGATGTCGACGAAGTCGTGCTCTCAGCGCTCGCCGAGCCGAGCACCGTCGTCATCTGCAGCCACTCACCGGTGATGCCCGACATCGTGCGCTCCGTCGCGCGCGCCTGCGGCAACGAGCCGGCGCCGCTGTCGCGCTACGCGATGCTCTCGACCGCCGAGTTCACGCTGCTGCATGTGCCCGCCGAGGGCACCGAGCGCGGCCTCGTCGCGGTCGAAACTCAGGGCCCGCGCATCTAG
- the pstS gene encoding phosphate ABC transporter substrate-binding protein PstS, producing the protein MKLSRVGASVAMTAIAALALAGCAGGDAGTDSTGGADSTAASGGSLSGQLNATGASSQEQAELNAWVPGFQGVESGVTVNYEATGSGTGRENFVAGSSDFIGSDRPYDLEEIESSEFPLCADGSDLVEFPAYISPIAVAYNLPGVDGLNLDAETIAKIYAGEITTWNDAAIAALNEGVELPDTTITAVHRADTSGTTGNFTAYLTEAAPDAWTYGDEDDFPADLGGEAANQTAGVAEAVAAGEGTIGYLDASAATDLQTASIQSGSDFVPYSPEAAAQVVAGSSLEEGRSETDLAYALDYTGVDGAYPIVLVSYLIGCADYQDDAKGELVKAYFNYVITAEAQDAAASVAGNAPISDEIRTAAQTAIDSIQ; encoded by the coding sequence ATGAAGCTTTCGCGTGTTGGCGCATCGGTCGCCATGACCGCAATTGCCGCGCTCGCTCTTGCCGGCTGCGCTGGCGGCGACGCAGGTACCGATTCGACCGGCGGCGCTGACTCGACCGCTGCGTCGGGTGGTTCGCTCTCGGGCCAGCTCAACGCCACCGGCGCGAGCTCGCAGGAGCAGGCCGAGCTTAACGCCTGGGTTCCTGGCTTCCAGGGCGTCGAGTCGGGCGTGACCGTCAACTACGAGGCCACCGGCTCGGGCACCGGCCGCGAGAACTTCGTCGCCGGCTCGTCGGACTTCATCGGTTCGGACCGCCCCTACGACCTCGAAGAGATCGAGTCGAGCGAGTTCCCGCTCTGCGCCGATGGCAGCGACCTCGTCGAGTTCCCCGCCTACATCTCGCCGATCGCGGTTGCGTACAACCTCCCGGGTGTCGACGGCCTCAACCTTGACGCCGAGACCATCGCGAAGATCTACGCCGGCGAGATCACCACCTGGAACGACGCTGCAATCGCCGCGCTCAACGAGGGTGTCGAGCTCCCCGACACGACCATCACCGCCGTGCACCGCGCCGACACCTCGGGCACCACCGGCAACTTCACCGCGTACCTCACCGAGGCCGCTCCCGACGCCTGGACCTACGGCGACGAAGACGACTTCCCCGCCGACCTCGGTGGCGAGGCCGCGAACCAGACCGCTGGTGTTGCTGAGGCCGTTGCCGCTGGTGAGGGCACCATCGGTTACCTCGACGCTTCGGCGGCGACCGACCTCCAGACCGCGTCGATTCAGTCGGGCTCGGACTTCGTGCCGTACAGCCCCGAGGCTGCCGCGCAGGTCGTCGCTGGCTCGTCGCTCGAGGAGGGTCGCTCTGAGACCGACCTCGCCTACGCGCTCGACTACACCGGCGTTGACGGTGCCTACCCGATCGTCCTCGTGTCGTACCTCATCGGCTGCGCCGACTACCAGGACGACGCCAAGGGTGAGCTCGTGAAGGCGTACTTCAACTACGTGATCACCGCTGAGGCGCAGGACGCCGCTGCTTCGGTTGCCGGCAACGCCCCGATCTCGGACGAGATCCGCACCGCCGCGCAGACCGCGATCGACTCGATCCAGTAG
- a CDS encoding RNA degradosome polyphosphate kinase, protein MDTGTPVTNDTIGLDRYIDRETSWLAFNQRVLELGEDANVPLLERTNFMAIFPSNLDEWFMVRVAGLKRRIDTGLAVPTPAGVPPRQELATIRASARDLQIRHAEHFRDEIRPKLAAEGIHILAWNDLSAEQQAKLTEIFGTEIFPVLMPLAVDPAHPFPYISGLSLNLSVRVQNPDAGKAEFARLKVPPMLPRLFPLDSPEGETWYILLEDLIAQHLDALFPGMQVLDHHAFRVTRNEDVTIEEDETENLLQALEKELLRRRFGPPIRLEVSEDMDDETLALLKDELDVDNDAVTVLPSPLDLTSLFALGRINRPDLKFETHVPVTHPAFRTSDSDESADMFRAIAERDVLVHHPYESFSTSVVEFIEQAAADPDVLAIKQTLYRTSGDSPIIAALIKAAESGKQVLALVEIKARFDEQNNIVWARKLEKAGVHVVYGLVGLKTHCKLLQVLRREDGKLRAYNHIGTGNYNPKTSRIYEDLGLFTCDPEVSGDVTRLFNQLSGYAIERDFKRLLVAPLHLRKGLLDLIERERQAALRGEESRIRIKVNSMVDEEIIDALYAAAQAGVPVDIYVRGICGIRPGVPGLSETIRVRSVVGRYLEHSRIFTFHNGGDTHTYIGSADMMHRNLDRRIEALVRLADPHHVKELEDFFDMGMSNDYATWALEASGEWVRRSVDENGRRLPELHDELMRRIQARPMRHALR, encoded by the coding sequence ATGGACACCGGAACCCCCGTGACGAACGACACGATCGGCCTCGACCGCTACATCGACCGCGAGACCAGCTGGCTCGCGTTCAACCAGCGCGTGCTCGAGCTCGGCGAGGACGCCAACGTGCCGCTGCTGGAGCGCACGAACTTTATGGCGATCTTCCCCTCGAACCTCGACGAGTGGTTCATGGTGCGCGTCGCGGGCCTGAAGCGCCGCATCGACACCGGCCTCGCCGTGCCGACCCCGGCGGGCGTCCCCCCACGCCAGGAGCTCGCGACCATCCGCGCCTCCGCGCGCGACCTCCAGATTCGCCACGCCGAGCACTTCCGCGACGAGATCCGGCCGAAGCTCGCGGCCGAGGGCATCCACATTCTCGCCTGGAACGACCTCAGCGCCGAGCAGCAGGCGAAGCTCACCGAGATATTCGGCACCGAGATCTTCCCCGTGCTCATGCCGCTCGCGGTCGACCCCGCGCACCCGTTCCCCTACATTTCGGGCCTCTCGCTCAACCTCTCGGTGCGCGTGCAGAACCCGGATGCGGGCAAGGCCGAATTCGCGCGGCTCAAGGTGCCGCCCATGCTGCCGCGCCTCTTCCCCCTCGACTCTCCCGAGGGCGAGACCTGGTACATCCTGCTTGAAGACCTCATCGCACAGCACCTCGACGCGCTCTTCCCCGGCATGCAGGTGCTCGACCACCACGCCTTCCGCGTCACCCGCAACGAAGACGTGACGATCGAAGAAGACGAAACCGAGAACCTCCTCCAGGCCCTCGAGAAGGAGCTGCTGCGTCGCCGCTTCGGCCCGCCGATCCGCCTTGAGGTGTCGGAAGACATGGACGACGAGACCCTCGCCCTGCTCAAGGACGAACTCGACGTCGACAACGACGCAGTCACGGTGCTGCCGAGCCCGCTCGACCTCACCTCGCTCTTCGCGCTCGGCCGCATCAACCGCCCCGACCTCAAGTTCGAGACGCACGTGCCGGTGACGCACCCCGCGTTCCGCACCTCCGACTCCGACGAGTCGGCCGACATGTTCCGCGCGATTGCCGAGCGGGATGTGCTCGTGCACCACCCGTACGAGTCGTTCTCCACCAGCGTGGTCGAGTTCATCGAGCAGGCCGCAGCCGATCCGGATGTGCTCGCCATCAAGCAGACGCTCTACCGCACCTCGGGCGACTCGCCGATCATCGCGGCGCTCATCAAGGCGGCCGAGTCGGGCAAGCAGGTGCTCGCGCTCGTCGAGATTAAGGCGCGCTTCGACGAGCAGAACAACATCGTCTGGGCCCGCAAGCTCGAGAAGGCCGGCGTGCACGTCGTCTACGGCCTCGTCGGCCTGAAGACCCACTGCAAGCTGCTGCAGGTGCTGCGCCGCGAAGACGGCAAGCTGCGTGCCTACAACCACATCGGCACGGGCAACTACAACCCGAAGACCTCGCGCATCTACGAGGACCTCGGCCTGTTCACCTGCGACCCCGAGGTCTCGGGCGACGTCACCCGCCTGTTCAACCAGCTCTCGGGCTACGCGATCGAGCGCGACTTCAAGCGCCTGCTCGTCGCACCGCTGCACCTGCGCAAGGGGCTGCTCGACCTCATCGAGCGCGAGCGCCAGGCAGCGCTTCGCGGTGAGGAAAGCCGCATCCGCATCAAGGTGAACTCGATGGTCGACGAGGAGATCATCGACGCCCTCTACGCCGCGGCGCAGGCGGGCGTACCGGTCGACATCTACGTGCGCGGCATCTGCGGCATCCGCCCCGGCGTGCCCGGCCTCAGCGAGACGATCCGCGTGCGCTCGGTCGTCGGCCGCTACCTCGAGCACTCGCGCATCTTCACGTTCCACAACGGCGGCGACACGCACACCTACATCGGCTCGGCCGACATGATGCACCGCAACCTCGACCGTCGCATCGAAGCACTCGTGCGCCTCGCCGACCCGCACCACGTCAAGGAGCTCGAGGACTTCTTCGACATGGGCATGTCGAACGACTACGCGACCTGGGCGCTCGAGGCGAGCGGCGAGTGGGTGCGCCGCAGCGTCGACGAGAACGGTCGCCGGCTGCCCGAGCTCCACGACGAGCTGATGCGTCGCATCCAGGCGCGACCGATGCGCCACGCCCTGCGTTAG
- a CDS encoding MFS transporter — protein MSNYIEAGSIIALATTLGFFQTEFGISDLGVGLLAAISANAGGGAVGAILGGMLADRLGRKFIYTYDLLLYMLGVLLAAFSVNFTMLLIAVVITGIAVGAGIPTSWTYISEEAPADTRARRVGTAQLFWSLGPFVGFALAAVLSPLGLLGGRIVFLVLFAVAAVAWWVRQGLPESSIWKDETGTKPPSFGSSIAQLLANRINLGPLVFLFALYLLWGTAAGQAGIFMPRIYEASGLTDPTQQFWLQVFLWGWTCVATLIFMWLGDRVSRRLLFIVGAALGVVGWVVLVYGPAGPVSLLSFAVLWGVSSGLGAQAFFAVWASELFATRYRATAQGVLTFLVRGLLSPISLVFPVLLTTTGLSGVGAILIAVLIASLLVGAIFAPNTQGRSLDDIERERYGSVQSATENAARIPAAKSGV, from the coding sequence ATGTCGAACTACATCGAAGCAGGGTCGATCATCGCCCTTGCGACAACCCTTGGCTTCTTTCAGACCGAGTTCGGAATCAGCGACCTCGGCGTCGGCCTGCTCGCCGCGATTAGCGCGAACGCTGGCGGTGGCGCGGTCGGCGCAATCCTAGGCGGCATGTTGGCCGACCGCCTCGGCCGGAAGTTCATCTACACCTACGACCTGCTCCTGTACATGCTCGGTGTACTCCTCGCGGCCTTCTCAGTGAACTTCACGATGTTGCTCATCGCAGTTGTCATTACTGGCATCGCGGTCGGTGCTGGTATTCCGACGTCGTGGACGTATATCTCGGAGGAGGCGCCAGCCGACACGCGCGCACGGAGGGTCGGCACCGCGCAACTGTTCTGGTCGCTTGGACCGTTCGTCGGCTTCGCCCTCGCCGCAGTGTTGTCACCGCTCGGGTTGCTCGGCGGCCGTATCGTCTTCCTCGTTCTCTTCGCTGTCGCTGCCGTCGCATGGTGGGTGCGCCAGGGACTGCCGGAGTCATCCATCTGGAAAGACGAGACAGGAACCAAACCGCCGTCGTTCGGCTCGTCGATCGCACAGCTTCTTGCGAACCGGATCAACCTCGGCCCTCTAGTCTTCTTGTTCGCGCTCTACCTGCTGTGGGGCACTGCGGCGGGTCAGGCAGGCATCTTCATGCCGCGTATCTATGAGGCCAGCGGGCTCACCGACCCGACCCAGCAGTTCTGGCTCCAAGTCTTCCTCTGGGGATGGACCTGCGTGGCCACACTGATCTTCATGTGGTTGGGAGACCGTGTGAGCCGCAGGCTTCTCTTCATCGTCGGAGCTGCGCTCGGCGTCGTCGGATGGGTTGTACTCGTTTACGGACCCGCCGGCCCAGTGTCTCTCCTCTCCTTCGCAGTGCTCTGGGGCGTCTCGTCAGGTCTTGGCGCGCAGGCCTTCTTCGCAGTCTGGGCGAGCGAGCTTTTTGCCACGCGCTACCGGGCCACGGCACAGGGAGTTCTGACATTCCTCGTGCGCGGCCTGCTCTCGCCCATCAGCCTGGTGTTCCCTGTACTTCTCACGACGACCGGGCTGTCTGGCGTCGGCGCGATTCTCATCGCAGTACTCATCGCTTCTCTCCTCGTCGGCGCAATCTTTGCCCCGAACACGCAGGGTCGCTCGCTCGACGACATAGAACGCGAGCGCTACGGCAGCGTCCAGAGTGCCACGGAGAATGCTGCCCGCATCCCCGCGGCGAAGAGCGGCGTATGA
- the pstB gene encoding phosphate ABC transporter ATP-binding protein PstB, translating to MSKRIEIKDLDIYYDKFKAVEGVNMTIEPKSVTAFIGPSGCGKSTVLRTLNRMHEVIPKAWVDGEVLLDGDDLYGTGVDPVNVRRQVGMVFQRANPFPTMSIRENVLAGVRLNNRRIGGNEAAELVEKSLRGANLWEEVKDRLDAPGGGLSGGQQQRLCIARAIAVKPDVLLMDEPCSALDPISTLAIEDLIHELKTDYTIVIVTHNMQQATRVSDKTGFFNIAGTGKPGKLIEFDDTRTIFENPSNNQTQDYVTGRFG from the coding sequence GTGTCGAAGCGTATTGAAATCAAAGACCTGGACATCTACTACGACAAGTTCAAGGCTGTCGAGGGTGTCAACATGACCATCGAGCCGAAGAGCGTCACTGCCTTCATCGGCCCGTCGGGCTGCGGCAAGTCAACCGTGCTGCGCACCCTCAACCGCATGCACGAGGTCATCCCCAAGGCGTGGGTTGACGGCGAGGTGCTCCTCGACGGCGACGACCTCTACGGCACCGGCGTTGACCCGGTGAACGTTCGCCGCCAGGTTGGCATGGTGTTCCAGCGCGCCAACCCGTTCCCCACGATGTCGATTCGTGAAAACGTGCTCGCCGGTGTGCGCCTCAACAACCGCCGCATCGGCGGCAACGAGGCAGCCGAGCTCGTCGAGAAGTCGCTGCGCGGCGCCAACCTCTGGGAAGAGGTCAAGGACCGCCTCGACGCTCCCGGTGGCGGCCTCTCGGGTGGTCAGCAGCAGCGTCTGTGCATCGCCCGCGCCATCGCGGTGAAGCCCGATGTGCTGCTGATGGACGAGCCCTGCTCGGCCCTCGACCCGATCTCGACGCTCGCGATTGAAGACCTCATTCACGAGCTCAAGACCGACTACACGATCGTCATCGTGACCCACAACATGCAGCAGGCCACTCGCGTCAGCGACAAGACCGGATTCTTCAACATCGCGGGCACCGGTAAGCCCGGCAAGCTCATCGAGTTCGACGACACTCGCACGATCTTCGAGAACCCGAGCAACAACCAGACCCAGGACTACGTGACCGGCCGCTTCGGCTAA
- a CDS encoding AraC family transcriptional regulator → MEDSVSFHVVTTGSCWLRLPEVEPIELRAGDLALVPHGRGHDLLSEPAAVRGPRVDLLPQKYLSEKYSILRHGGPGRTTQLICGIVSLDDPAARELMRTLPSVLFVDGGTLSAASASRDTLRLMAGELAQPQPGGEAIATRLADILVVQAIRMWLDTDPRARTGWLRALQHERIGRVLEAIHDDAGGEWHLNRMVSLATMSRSSFSARFTELVGEAPMGYLTRWRMSIAQSRLLEEDITVAKLALELGYQSEAAFNRAFTRLVGKTPGSIRRARHAPPPSPTQSARV, encoded by the coding sequence ATGGAAGATTCCGTCAGCTTCCACGTCGTCACGACGGGCTCGTGCTGGTTGCGGCTACCTGAGGTCGAGCCGATCGAACTGCGAGCCGGTGACCTCGCGCTCGTTCCGCACGGTCGGGGACATGACCTGCTCAGCGAGCCCGCGGCTGTGCGCGGACCACGCGTGGATCTGCTGCCTCAGAAGTATCTCAGCGAGAAGTACTCGATTCTTCGGCACGGAGGCCCCGGGCGCACGACTCAACTGATCTGCGGCATCGTGTCTCTTGACGACCCCGCTGCGCGTGAGCTGATGAGAACTCTCCCAAGCGTTCTGTTTGTTGACGGAGGCACCTTATCGGCGGCATCCGCCAGTCGAGATACCCTGCGCCTCATGGCGGGGGAACTCGCCCAACCCCAGCCCGGCGGAGAAGCGATAGCAACGCGCCTCGCCGACATCCTCGTCGTCCAAGCGATCCGAATGTGGCTCGATACCGATCCACGTGCAAGGACGGGATGGCTTCGCGCACTCCAACATGAGCGGATTGGTCGAGTCCTGGAAGCGATTCACGACGACGCCGGGGGTGAATGGCATCTCAACCGCATGGTGAGCCTCGCCACCATGTCGCGATCGTCGTTTAGCGCGCGCTTCACCGAGCTCGTTGGCGAAGCCCCGATGGGCTACCTCACACGCTGGCGAATGAGCATTGCCCAGTCCAGGCTCCTCGAAGAAGACATCACCGTTGCCAAGCTTGCCCTCGAATTGGGCTACCAATCCGAAGCGGCCTTCAACCGCGCCTTCACTCGCCTCGTCGGGAAGACACCCGGATCGATCCGGCGGGCTCGGCACGCGCCGCCGCCTTCGCCCACCCAATCAGCTCGAGTGTGA
- the pstA gene encoding phosphate ABC transporter permease PstA, whose product MSTTTTTPAAPTKARVKNALTAGHLTGAQVAMIAVGALVISTVIFGLLWLMSGDPFFIFTEQTGKLTLNFNWGGWLALGGLLYLLGVYFISRQVEGPRQATNRFITGLLTVAFIIAMIPLLSLIFTLVVNGLPGLFEPNFWTRDASVPGQRGALNSIIGTLWITGLTTLMSVPIGIFTAIYLVEYGRGNWLSKLLNFFVDVMTGIPSIVAGLFAFALFMMFTQMAGGDITTIKSGFVGSIALMVLMIPTVVRSAEEMIRLVPMDLREASYALGVTKWRTIVKVVLPTCLGGLVTGVLLAIARVIGETAPLMVAAGMTINMNLNPFQGAMSTLPTLVYQQWKFTGDEAEMLSWAGALALLLIVVVLNIIGRIISYYFSPKKDR is encoded by the coding sequence ATGTCTACTACCACGACTACTCCCGCGGCCCCGACGAAGGCACGCGTCAAGAACGCCCTCACCGCCGGTCACCTCACCGGCGCGCAGGTCGCCATGATCGCCGTTGGCGCGCTCGTCATCTCGACCGTGATCTTCGGCCTGCTCTGGCTCATGAGCGGCGACCCGTTCTTCATCTTCACCGAGCAGACCGGCAAGCTCACCCTCAACTTCAACTGGGGTGGCTGGCTCGCGCTCGGCGGCCTGCTCTACCTGCTCGGGGTGTACTTCATCTCACGCCAGGTCGAGGGCCCGCGTCAGGCGACGAATCGCTTCATTACGGGGCTGCTCACCGTTGCGTTCATCATCGCGATGATTCCGCTGCTGTCGCTCATCTTCACCCTCGTGGTGAACGGTCTGCCTGGCCTATTTGAGCCGAACTTCTGGACGCGCGATGCATCGGTGCCCGGCCAGCGCGGTGCGCTCAACTCAATCATCGGTACGCTCTGGATCACCGGTCTCACGACGCTCATGTCGGTGCCGATCGGCATCTTCACGGCGATCTACCTCGTCGAGTACGGCCGCGGTAACTGGCTGAGCAAGCTGCTCAACTTCTTCGTCGACGTGATGACGGGTATTCCGTCGATCGTTGCCGGTCTGTTCGCCTTCGCGCTGTTCATGATGTTCACGCAGATGGCCGGCGGTGACATCACCACGATCAAGAGCGGTTTCGTTGGTTCGATCGCGCTCATGGTGCTCATGATCCCGACCGTCGTGCGTTCGGCCGAAGAGATGATTCGCCTCGTGCCGATGGACCTCCGCGAAGCGTCCTACGCCCTCGGTGTGACGAAGTGGCGCACCATCGTCAAGGTTGTGCTCCCGACCTGCCTCGGTGGTCTCGTCACCGGTGTGCTGCTTGCCATTGCCCGCGTGATCGGTGAGACCGCGCCGCTGATGGTCGCCGCCGGCATGACGATCAACATGAACCTGAACCCGTTCCAGGGCGCCATGTCGACGCTGCCGACCCTCGTGTACCAGCAGTGGAAGTTCACCGGTGACGAGGCCGAGATGCTCTCGTGGGCCGGCGCGCTCGCGCTGCTGCTCATCGTCGTCGTGCTGAACATCATCGGCCGCATCATCAGCTACTACTTCTCGCCCAAGAAGGACCGCTAG
- the pstC gene encoding phosphate ABC transporter permease subunit PstC: MTTTDTATPTPPSRVKAVRRVGDTVFETISTTSGALILAILAAVFFFLLIQGLPALTTPVTEDSADSLRQNGGFLGYIGPLVFGTIWASLLAMIMAFPVGVAVALFISHFASRKFTGVLGFVIDMLAAIPSVIFGLWGILVFAPIAGPLYTWLGEYLGWFPLFAGNPTPTGKNMLTAAIVLAIMILPIMTSLSREIFLQTPRLHEEASLALGATRWEMVRQAVFPYASSGMFASAILALGRALGETMAITMVLSATGAVSFHLLTSENPTTIAASIALNFPEAHGQNSSTLIAGGLVLFAITLLVNSIGRWIISRNVKK; the protein is encoded by the coding sequence ATGACCACCACTGACACGGCGACTCCGACGCCCCCGAGCCGAGTTAAAGCGGTTCGACGCGTCGGCGACACCGTCTTCGAGACCATTTCCACTACCTCCGGCGCGCTCATCCTGGCGATTCTCGCCGCCGTGTTCTTCTTCCTGCTCATTCAGGGCCTGCCCGCCCTCACGACCCCGGTCACCGAAGACTCCGCCGACTCGCTCCGCCAGAACGGCGGCTTCCTCGGCTACATCGGCCCGCTCGTCTTCGGCACCATCTGGGCCTCGCTGCTCGCGATGATCATGGCCTTCCCCGTCGGCGTCGCCGTCGCGCTGTTCATCAGCCACTTCGCGAGCCGCAAGTTCACCGGTGTGCTCGGCTTCGTCATCGACATGCTCGCGGCGATCCCCTCGGTCATCTTCGGTCTCTGGGGCATCCTCGTGTTCGCCCCGATCGCGGGCCCGCTCTACACCTGGCTCGGCGAGTACCTCGGCTGGTTCCCGCTGTTTGCCGGTAACCCCACCCCGACCGGCAAGAACATGCTCACCGCGGCGATCGTGCTCGCGATCATGATCCTCCCGATCATGACCTCGCTGAGCCGCGAGATCTTCCTGCAGACCCCGCGCCTGCACGAGGAGGCCTCGCTCGCCCTCGGCGCCACGCGCTGGGAGATGGTGCGCCAGGCGGTCTTCCCCTACGCATCCTCGGGTATGTTCGCCTCGGCGATCCTCGCCCTCGGTCGAGCGCTCGGCGAAACGATGGCCATCACGATGGTGCTCTCGGCGACCGGCGCGGTGTCGTTCCACCTGCTCACCTCCGAGAACCCCACGACCATCGCCGCATCCATCGCCCTCAACTTCCCCGAAGCGCACGGTCAGAACTCGTCGACGCTCATCGCCGGCGGTCTCGTGCTGTTCGCGATCACCCTGCTCGTGAACTCGATCGGCCGCTGGATCATCAGCCGCAACGTGAAGAAGTAG
- a CDS encoding DNA-directed RNA polymerase subunit beta, with product MERFHRPVRMPIEAFDVFEGAPDPAAVKRVAHDTAHALLNRVHESEDPEVVERTVRYANHNGLDDLVQLWAPAAAQSLPGSLWRLYLVHAAVTQDAANASYLYRRGAEVDVSINHVVAGAVEPTGPAELQSLIETILRGAFTGDFADALDRAAAFCAVMSQGAAAVAESDEHTNPSRASAALRRGARYLDFARDLATSAKLWRVGALD from the coding sequence GTGGAACGCTTTCATCGACCGGTGCGGATGCCCATCGAGGCGTTTGACGTGTTCGAGGGCGCTCCCGACCCCGCTGCCGTGAAGCGTGTCGCGCACGACACCGCGCACGCGCTGCTCAACCGCGTGCACGAGAGCGAAGATCCCGAGGTGGTCGAACGCACCGTGCGCTACGCGAACCACAACGGCCTCGACGACCTCGTGCAATTGTGGGCGCCGGCCGCGGCCCAGAGCCTGCCCGGCTCGCTGTGGCGGCTCTACCTCGTGCACGCCGCCGTGACGCAAGATGCCGCGAACGCGAGCTACCTCTACCGCCGTGGCGCCGAGGTCGACGTGTCGATCAACCACGTCGTCGCCGGCGCGGTCGAGCCCACCGGGCCGGCCGAACTGCAGTCGCTCATCGAGACGATCCTGCGTGGCGCGTTCACGGGCGACTTCGCGGATGCCCTCGACCGCGCCGCCGCCTTCTGCGCCGTCATGTCGCAGGGAGCCGCCGCAGTCGCCGAGTCGGACGAACACACGAACCCGAGCCGAGCATCCGCCGCGCTGCGCCGAGGCGCGCGCTACCTCGACTTCGCGCGCGACCTCGCGACAAGCGCGAAACTCTGGCGCGTCGGCGCCCTCGACTAG
- a CDS encoding DUF1772 domain-containing protein: MPQLISLTAAIITNGIMAGLFLAFACAVTPGLRAVDDVTFVLAFQAINRAIPNGWFLLIFFAAPALTIASVALHPLESSDVSVCALLAGASCSVLTFGITVAANVPLNRRLDRESVQSAKDSSTARQRFERRWNRWNLVRTGTSIGALVFLSTSAAM; encoded by the coding sequence ATGCCCCAGCTCATCTCGCTAACGGCAGCAATTATCACCAACGGCATCATGGCGGGGCTGTTCCTTGCGTTCGCCTGTGCCGTCACGCCGGGGCTCCGCGCGGTCGATGACGTCACCTTTGTATTGGCGTTCCAAGCGATCAACAGGGCGATCCCAAACGGATGGTTCCTTCTCATCTTCTTTGCCGCACCAGCACTGACCATCGCCAGCGTTGCGCTCCACCCACTGGAGAGTAGCGATGTGTCGGTGTGTGCGCTGCTCGCGGGCGCGAGCTGTTCAGTGCTCACGTTCGGGATCACGGTGGCGGCCAATGTACCGCTCAATCGACGACTTGACCGGGAGTCCGTCCAATCGGCAAAGGATTCCAGCACTGCTCGTCAGCGATTTGAACGCCGCTGGAACCGTTGGAACCTGGTGCGCACCGGCACGAGTATTGGCGCACTCGTTTTCCTCTCCACCTCAGCGGCTATGTAG